The following nucleotide sequence is from Gymnodinialimonas sp. 202GB13-11.
CAGCCCGTCCGAGGCCTGGATCAGCACGTCGCCCGGATCGAGCACGGTAGCCGTCTTTGGCACATCCATCGACTTCACGCTGCGCCCCATCAGAACCGAGGTGAGCGCGTTACGATCCGGATGATTTGCGGCTTCTTCTTCCGTCAACTCGCCTGATTTCGCCATCTGGTCGATGATCGGCGCCATCGAATGATCTTCGTTGAGCTGCTTCAGCTTACCTTCCCGCCAAAGGTACAGCGGGCTGTCCCCTACGGAAGCCCAGTAAAGGCGATCCTCAAACAGGACCGTGGCAAGAAACGTCGCCCCCATGCCTTGCAACCGGCGATCATCGGCAGCGCGATCCTTGAGAACATCATTGGCCGTCTCGATGGCCGAGGTCAGCTCGGACTGGAGGGTTTGTTCCAGCGCCGCGCCGTCATGCATCAGGAATTTCAGGTGACTGACCGCGTCGATCACCACAAGGCGGCTGGCGAGATCCCCCGCCGCATGGCCGCCCATACCGTCTGCCAGCACGGCAAAGCCGCGATCCATCCCGCCATGGAAATCGGCAAGCAGCGTGTCCTCCTGATAAGGGCGTTTGCCCTGCCAGAGGGCCGTGGCGACGTCATATCCGATGGCGGTGCTGTCCCCGCCCGTGCCCTGCGGGGCGCTCATGCGTCGGCCCAATCGAAATCAGGGCCGCAGAGCGCGACAAACCGCAAGGCCGAGGCCCCAATGCGGATCGTGTCGCCGTGGGAGAGGCTTTCGGCGGTGAGCACAGGGGCGTCATTCAGGCGGACAAGGTTGGTTTTGCCGCCATGGCTGAGGTGAAAGCGTCGCGTTTCATGGTCGTACGTCACATAGGCATGGGCGTCTCGGCTGATCGTATCGTCGCCGAAATCGACCTGTGCGGCGTTCTCTGGCCCGCGCCCAACGGCGTTCATGCCCGCGCTCAACCCCACTGCCGCGCCGCGACCGGGCCCACTTGTCACCACAAGCCAGCCAACGACAGGCTGCGCATCCGGTTCTGCGGCCTCTGCCACCTCATCCACGCGCGATGCATTGCCATAACCATGAATGCGCGTCTTGGGGCGCGCGTGGCCGGAAGCATCCCGCCCCTTTTGCGCAGGCGGTGGATGCGGCGCTTCATCGGGGGTTGGATCATCCACCATCCGCGTGGACGCGCCCGTAGATTCCGCCGCTGGCACACCCAACGGCCGGGTCACGCCGGAGCTTGCGCCCGGTAAGGGCGGGGGTGTTGCGGGGCGCGGCGGGAGGCCGCCATCCAATTCGTCGTCCGTGAGGATGGGTTTCTTGGCCATGATCATCCTTTCACCGGCGCTGAGGCGGGTTGGGTTCAGTCGCCGAGTGTCTTGCTGTGTGGGCGTGGTCCAATTGGTAACACACTGGCGGCAAACGTGAAGGAATTTGGCAGCTTAGGCGAGTGGCGGAAATCCCTGCCGCGTGACCCTTTGCAATCACGGGCCCGTGTGCGGTGCTCTACGACCTCACCGCGCCGCAAAATGACAGAGCGTCAATCGTTGTCCGTCACACCGGCCCCTGCCCCTTTGGCCCGACTTTCCTCGGTCGCCGGGGCGTAGGTGCGGGATGCAAAATCCAACAGGATTTGCAGAGTCGCATCGTCAACGTCTGCACGGCGCACGGTCGTGCAAGGCTCAGGCGAAGCACAGCGCCCAATCCGCACCTCTGCCAGTGTTTGAGTCATGTCCGTGCCGCCGATCCCCCCGGCCCCGACCTGCACGACCTGATCGTCCACTGCCAGCGACACACCTGCCTCCGCATCTGCAAGCGCCACCAGAAACGGTGCAAGCAGCAACGGACAATGCACCTTAACCTGCATCCCACCTTGCAATGCGCCCGCATCGGACAGCGCCGCGCCCGTCGCAATCGGGCAGCCTTCCGCCACGCCATCAGTCGCCTGCAACAAAGTGGCCAAGGCGCCCGCGCCATCTTGGCCCCGCTCAACCAACCATCGTACGGCGAAGGCGGCTTCTTCTGCCATCCCGTGGCTGCGCCCTGCCCCGCGCGTGGCCTTCAATGCAAGGGATTGCACCTCACCCAGCGACAGGTCGTGCCTCATGGCGCAGGGTAGCTCCAATCATCAGGGTCAGCCGCCGCCAATTCATGCGGGAACGGCGCGTTCTGGAACATCGTGATCCGCAGCCAGCGGTCCGAGCGTGGATCAAACCGCGTCGCCCCAAAGAAGCTGAGTTTTGCACGCAATAAGTCGATCGGGGCCATATCGGCGTGGGTGGTGTTATCGCGCACCTCTGCATAGGGATGCGCCTCGGCAATCTGCAGGCGGCGCACCGTGTGGCGATGCTCCGGGTGGCGCAAAAGAAATGCGGCGACGGTGCCTTGCGCGCCGTCTAGCGCGGAATAAAGGGCTGCCGCATCCCGCGCCGGGCAAAGCGGCTGCGCGTACGGGTCCAAGTCTTCCTCCGCGCGTTCGCCCAATCGCGGCTCCAGCTTCTCGGCGGAGACATACCAGACCCTCGCCTGCTCTTCTGGCGCATCCCAATCCGTAGTCAGGGCTTCCGGATGCACCGCCTCGATCAGCTCCCGGATGTCGGCCACATCGCGCCCACCGTCGATCCGCACCGGTCCTTCATCGGCGGCCATGCAACCTGCCGCCGTGTCCACAATCGCGCCGTAGGGCTCAAGCAGCAGGGCGGCCAGTTGCTCCTGCCCCTCCAGGCCAAGCGTTCCTTCGCTCCAACGCCACAGGCGGTCCCACGGCAAAGGCGCCGCGAAATCAAATCGCTCCAGATGCGCAGACAGCGCCGCCATATCGGCCCGCAACTCCGCAAGCTTTGCCTGCTGGATCGGATGCTCCGACTGCCAGTCTTGCGCGTTCTTGGTCGCGCGCGCCGCATAACCGCGAAACACGTCGACCTTGTCGCCACTGGCCTGCGCCAAGCCCCGAACCTCGGCCAAGGCCCATTCGCGCGCGGCGATCCAATTGTGGATCAGGCGGGGGTGATTCATCAGGAACGGCGCCATGCCGAGGCCCGTCGAATTGCCTATGCCAAAGCGCCGCCGGAGCGCTGGATCAAGCGGCACGGCATCCGCGTTCCGCGCGCGGGCCATATGTTCCACCAGATCAAGCACAAAGGCGCGGATCAGGTAGACCGTCAGCATCTCTGCCTGAAACGGCGCGCTCAACTCGGGTCGGTCCGCGATTTCCACCCGATCCGCCGCGCCGAACTTGGCCGAGCCGTAAACAGCCGTCGTCCGCATCAGGTAGCCTACGCTTTCGACCAGATCGAGGTCCGGTTGCCGCCCCTCGGCCAGCCGCCCAACCACATGATCCCACAGCCGGACAGAGCGGTTCGCGCGGCTGAGCGTTAGCTCCCGACCCGAGACGCGGCCGGCCTCCTGCTTCGGCACATTGCCCCGCAACCGTTCGATATCGGCCGCCTCCGGCACGTCATCGAAAAGCGCAAACGTCGCGTCCCATGCGGTGGCGATCACCCGGTCAGAGCGTTGATCGGGCGGCAGATCATGCGCGAAGGCCACCAGCGAATAAGTCCGCTCAGGCCCCTTGGCGCTATAGACGGCATGGCCCACGCCCGCCGCGTCCACAGACCAGTCCGCACAGGAAAACTGCCAGTTCTCCGCCTTCATCCGTCGCAGGAGGATGCGCATGAAGCTGAGACGCGACTGGTGAAAACAGCCCATTCGCTTGAGTTTCATCACCACCTGCGGATCGCGCAGCGGAATGTCCTGATGTGCTGGCGCCTTCATGCGGCTGGCCCGAAGTTCTTGTCGAAGAAGTCCAGCCAATTGCCGCCCATAACAGCATCCACACCCGCCTGATCGAAACCGACCGCGCGTAGGCCCTCCTCCAGCTTTGGAAAATCGGAATTGGAGCGGAACCAATCGGGCTGCGGCGGGAAGCCCGCATTGTCAGCCGAGCCTTCGCCGTAGTCGATTTTCTTCGTCCAGCGCCCGACGCGCATCCATTCCACCACGCTGTCAGGCTGGTCCTGGCATAGATCGCTGCCAATCCCGAAATGCTGCACGCCATAGCGGTCCGCCATGTCAGCAATCATACCACAGAAACTGTCGAGCATGCAGTTAGAGCCATCTTTCAGATGATGCGGATAGATCGAGAACCCCATCATCCCGCCGCCCGCGACGACGGCCTCGATCACCACAGCCCGCTTGTTGCGCCGTGCCGGGTGCCAGTCAAAGGGATTGGCATGCGTAATCGCAATGGGCCGCGTCGAATGCTCCGCCGCCTCAATGGTCGAGCGATCCGCCGAATGGCTCATGTCCACCACCAGCCCCACCCGGTTCATCTCGGCCACCACCTCGCGGCCCATCCGCGTCAGGCCCATATCCTCGGCCTCGTAACAGCCCGTCGCCAGCAGCGATTGGTTGTTATAGGTCAACTGCATGAAGCGCAGCCCAAGCTGGTGCACAATCTC
It contains:
- a CDS encoding membrane dipeptidase, which encodes MRIDGLQYCNWSRRVFEEMREGGVDAVHVTIVYHEVFRETVLQIERWNRYFEDHGDLIVRAGSGEEVRAAKAAGKTAIIFGAQNPSPIEDDIGLVEIVHQLGLRFMQLTYNNQSLLATGCYEAEDMGLTRMGREVVAEMNRVGLVVDMSHSADRSTIEAAEHSTRPIAITHANPFDWHPARRNKRAVVIEAVVAGGGMMGFSIYPHHLKDGSNCMLDSFCGMIADMADRYGVQHFGIGSDLCQDQPDSVVEWMRVGRWTKKIDYGEGSADNAGFPPQPDWFRSNSDFPKLEEGLRAVGFDQAGVDAVMGGNWLDFFDKNFGPAA
- a CDS encoding FHA domain-containing protein, producing the protein MAKKPILTDDELDGGLPPRPATPPPLPGASSGVTRPLGVPAAESTGASTRMVDDPTPDEAPHPPPAQKGRDASGHARPKTRIHGYGNASRVDEVAEAAEPDAQPVVGWLVVTSGPGRGAAVGLSAGMNAVGRGPENAAQVDFGDDTISRDAHAYVTYDHETRRFHLSHGGKTNLVRLNDAPVLTAESLSHGDTIRIGASALRFVALCGPDFDWADA
- a CDS encoding DUF3726 domain-containing protein; the protein is MRHDLSLGEVQSLALKATRGAGRSHGMAEEAAFAVRWLVERGQDGAGALATLLQATDGVAEGCPIATGAALSDAGALQGGMQVKVHCPLLLAPFLVALADAEAGVSLAVDDQVVQVGAGGIGGTDMTQTLAEVRIGRCASPEPCTTVRRADVDDATLQILLDFASRTYAPATEESRAKGAGAGVTDND